One window of Calonectris borealis chromosome 28, bCalBor7.hap1.2, whole genome shotgun sequence genomic DNA carries:
- the NRTN gene encoding neurturin encodes MKVWKFAAIASMLLSSMLSILVCRDMFNGSRKYSPLPSSPSSSRASSSSSSSLPAAPRRSPRALQRHSSLLSQYSSLLESYTEGEIRQLISALVERYSQAMNSGGHELPLFPRAGSRRKRARARHKPCALKELEVSVSELGLGYESDETVLFRYCSGTCEAAVRSYDLSLKSMRSRRRIKKEKVRARPCCRPLAYDDDVSFLDAYNRYYTVNELSAKECGCV; translated from the exons ATGAAGGTATGGAAGTTTGCAGCCATTGCATCGATGCTCCTCAGTTCCATGTTATCCATTTTAGTTTGTAGAGACATGTTCAACGGAAGCCGGAAATACAGCCCCTTGCCTTCCTCGCCGTCTTCCTCACgggcatcctcctcctcctcctcctcgctgccggCGGCTCCGCGGAGATCCCCACGGGCCCTGCAACGCCACAGCTCGCTGCTCTCCCAGT ACAGCAGCTTGTTGGAGAGCTACACGGAGGGGGAGATCCGGCAGCTGATCTCGGCACTGGTGGAGCGCTACAGCCAGGCCATGAACTCGGGCGGCCACGAGCTGCCGCTCTTCCCCCGGGCGGGCAGCCGCAGGaagcgcgcccgcgcgcgccacAAACCCTGCGCCCTGAAGGAGCTGGAGGTGAGCGTCAGCGAGCTGGGCCTGGGCTACGAGTCGGACGAGACGGTGCTTTTCCGCTACTGCAGCGGCACCTGCGAGGCGGCCGTCCGGAGCTACGACCTCTCGCTGAAGAGcatgaggagcaggaggaggatcaAGAAGGAGAAGGTCCGGGCTCGACCCTGCTGCCGGCCGCTGGCCTACGACGACGACGTCTCCTTCCTGGACGCCTACAACCGCTACTACACCGTCAACGAGCTCTCGGCCAAGGAGTGCGGCTGCGTGTGA